From a region of the Rhinopithecus roxellana isolate Shanxi Qingling chromosome 8, ASM756505v1, whole genome shotgun sequence genome:
- the LOC104676429 gene encoding Fc receptor-like protein 2 isoform X2, translated as MLLWSLLVIFAAVTEQADLLTLVAPSSVFEGDSIVLKCQGEQNWKIQKMAYHKDNKELSVFKKVSDFLIQSAVLSDSELFQHPVLTASSFQPIEGGPVSLKCETQLSPQRLDVQLQFCFFRENQVLGSSWSSSPELQIPAMWSEDTGSYWCEAETVTHRIRKQSLQFQIHVQRIPISKVSLETRAPGGQVTEGQKLILLCSVTAGTGNVTFSWYREATGTSLGMKTQHSLSAELEIPAVKESDAGKYYCRADNGHESIQSKVVNIPVRIPVSRPVLTLRSPGAQTAVGDLLELHCEALRGSPPILYRFYHEDVTLGNSSAPSGGGAPFNLSLTAEHSGNYSCEADNGLGAQHSEAVPVSISGPDGHRRDLMTARVLWGLFGVLVFIGVALLLYSLFHKISGESSATNEPRADCTLNPQEFTYSIPIPKTEELQPVYVNVGSVDVDVVYSQVWSIQQPESSANIGTLLEDKDSQVIYSSVKKS; from the exons ATGCTGCTGTGGTCATTGCTGGTCATCTTTG CTGCAGTCACTGAACAGGCAG ATTTGCTGACCCTTGTGGCGCCCTCTTCTGTCTTCGAAGGAGACAGCATAGTTCTGAAATGCCAGGGAGAACAGAACTGGAAAATTCAGAAGATGGCTTACCACAAGGATAACAAAGAGTTATCTGTTTTCAAAAAAGTCTCAGATTTCCTTATCCAAAGTGCAGTTTTAAGTGACAGTG AGCTCTTTCAACATCCTGTGCTGACAGCCAGCTCCTTCCAGCCCATCGAAGGGGGTCCAGTGAGCCTGAAATGTGAGACCCAGCTCTCTCCACAGAGGTTGGATGTTCAACTCCAGTTCTGCTTCTTCAGAGAAAATCAGGTCCTGGGGTCAAGCTGGAGCAGCTCCCCGGAGCTCCAGATTCCTGCCATGTGGAGTGAAGACACGGGATCTTACTGGTGTGAGGCAGAAACGGTGACTCACAGGATCAGAAAACAGAGCCTCCAATTCCAGATTCACGTGCAAA GAATCCCCATCTCTAAAGTAAGCTTGGAGACCCGGGCCCCCGGGGGACAGGTGACTGAAGGACAAAAACTGATCTTGCTCTGCTCAGTGACTGCGGGTACAGGAAATGTCACATTCTCCTGGTACAGAGAGGCCACAGGAACCAGTCTGGGAATGAAAACCCAGCATTCCCTGTCAGCAGAGCTGGAGATCCCAGCTGTGAAGGAGAGTGATGCCGGCAAATATTACTGTAGAGCTGACAACGGCCATGAGTCTATCCAGAGCAAAGTGGTGAATATCCCTGTGAGAA TTCCAGTGTCTCGCCCCGTCCTCACCCTCAGGTCTCCTGGGGCCCAGACTGCAGTGGGGGACCTGCTGGAGCTTCACTGTGAGGCCCTGAGAGGCTCTCCCCCAATCCTGTACCGATTTTATCATGAGGATGTCACCCTGGGGAACAGCTCGGCCCCCTCTGGAGGAGGGGCCCCCTTCAACCTCTCTCTGACTGCAGAACATTCTGGAAACTACTCCTGTGAGGCTGACAATGGCCTGGGGGCCCAGCACAGTGAAGCAGTGCCAGTCTCCATCTCAG GACCTGATGGCCACAGAAGAGACCTCATGACAGCCAGAGTTCTCTGGGGACTGTTTGGTGTCCTTGTTTTCATTGGTGTTGCTTTGCTGTTGTATTCCTTGTTCCACAAGATATCAG gAGAAAGTTCTGCCACTAATGAACCTAG AGCTGATTGTACGCTGAATCCTCAAGAGTTCACCTATTCAATCCCAATCCCAAAAACGGAGGAGCTGCAGCCAGTGTATGTCAATG TGGGCTCTGTAGATGTGGATGTGGTTTATTCTCAGGTCTGGAGCATCCAGCAGCCAGAAAGCTCAG CAAACATCGGGACACTTCTGGAGGACAAG GACTCCCAAGTCATCTACTCTTCTGTGAAGAAATCATAA
- the LOC104676429 gene encoding Fc receptor-like protein 2 isoform X1, which yields MLLWSLLVIFAAVTEQADLLTLVAPSSVFEGDSIVLKCQGEQNWKIQKMAYHKDNKELSVFKKVSDFLIQSAVLSDSGNYFCSIKEIFFWNKRSNIVKIKVQELFQHPVLTASSFQPIEGGPVSLKCETQLSPQRLDVQLQFCFFRENQVLGSSWSSSPELQIPAMWSEDTGSYWCEAETVTHRIRKQSLQFQIHVQRIPISKVSLETRAPGGQVTEGQKLILLCSVTAGTGNVTFSWYREATGTSLGMKTQHSLSAELEIPAVKESDAGKYYCRADNGHESIQSKVVNIPVRIPVSRPVLTLRSPGAQTAVGDLLELHCEALRGSPPILYRFYHEDVTLGNSSAPSGGGAPFNLSLTAEHSGNYSCEADNGLGAQHSEAVPVSISGPDGHRRDLMTARVLWGLFGVLVFIGVALLLYSLFHKISGESSATNEPRADCTLNPQEFTYSIPIPKTEELQPVYVNVGSVDVDVVYSQVWSIQQPESSANIGTLLEDKDSQVIYSSVKKS from the exons ATGCTGCTGTGGTCATTGCTGGTCATCTTTG CTGCAGTCACTGAACAGGCAG ATTTGCTGACCCTTGTGGCGCCCTCTTCTGTCTTCGAAGGAGACAGCATAGTTCTGAAATGCCAGGGAGAACAGAACTGGAAAATTCAGAAGATGGCTTACCACAAGGATAACAAAGAGTTATCTGTTTTCAAAAAAGTCTCAGATTTCCTTATCCAAAGTGCAGTTTTAAGTGACAGTGGTAACTATTTCTGTAGTATCAAAGAAATCTTTTTCTGGAATAAACGCTCAAATATAGTAAAGATAAAAGTCCAAG AGCTCTTTCAACATCCTGTGCTGACAGCCAGCTCCTTCCAGCCCATCGAAGGGGGTCCAGTGAGCCTGAAATGTGAGACCCAGCTCTCTCCACAGAGGTTGGATGTTCAACTCCAGTTCTGCTTCTTCAGAGAAAATCAGGTCCTGGGGTCAAGCTGGAGCAGCTCCCCGGAGCTCCAGATTCCTGCCATGTGGAGTGAAGACACGGGATCTTACTGGTGTGAGGCAGAAACGGTGACTCACAGGATCAGAAAACAGAGCCTCCAATTCCAGATTCACGTGCAAA GAATCCCCATCTCTAAAGTAAGCTTGGAGACCCGGGCCCCCGGGGGACAGGTGACTGAAGGACAAAAACTGATCTTGCTCTGCTCAGTGACTGCGGGTACAGGAAATGTCACATTCTCCTGGTACAGAGAGGCCACAGGAACCAGTCTGGGAATGAAAACCCAGCATTCCCTGTCAGCAGAGCTGGAGATCCCAGCTGTGAAGGAGAGTGATGCCGGCAAATATTACTGTAGAGCTGACAACGGCCATGAGTCTATCCAGAGCAAAGTGGTGAATATCCCTGTGAGAA TTCCAGTGTCTCGCCCCGTCCTCACCCTCAGGTCTCCTGGGGCCCAGACTGCAGTGGGGGACCTGCTGGAGCTTCACTGTGAGGCCCTGAGAGGCTCTCCCCCAATCCTGTACCGATTTTATCATGAGGATGTCACCCTGGGGAACAGCTCGGCCCCCTCTGGAGGAGGGGCCCCCTTCAACCTCTCTCTGACTGCAGAACATTCTGGAAACTACTCCTGTGAGGCTGACAATGGCCTGGGGGCCCAGCACAGTGAAGCAGTGCCAGTCTCCATCTCAG GACCTGATGGCCACAGAAGAGACCTCATGACAGCCAGAGTTCTCTGGGGACTGTTTGGTGTCCTTGTTTTCATTGGTGTTGCTTTGCTGTTGTATTCCTTGTTCCACAAGATATCAG gAGAAAGTTCTGCCACTAATGAACCTAG AGCTGATTGTACGCTGAATCCTCAAGAGTTCACCTATTCAATCCCAATCCCAAAAACGGAGGAGCTGCAGCCAGTGTATGTCAATG TGGGCTCTGTAGATGTGGATGTGGTTTATTCTCAGGTCTGGAGCATCCAGCAGCCAGAAAGCTCAG CAAACATCGGGACACTTCTGGAGGACAAG GACTCCCAAGTCATCTACTCTTCTGTGAAGAAATCATAA
- the LOC104676429 gene encoding Fc receptor-like protein 2 isoform X3: MLLWSLLVIFAAVTEQADLLTLVAPSSVFEGDSIVLKCQGEQNWKIQKMAYHKDNKELSVFKKVSDFLIQSAVLSDSGNYFCSIKEIFFWNKRSNIVKIKVQELFQHPVLTASSFQPIEGGPVSLKCETQLSPQRLDVQLQFCFFRENQVLGSSWSSSPELQIPAMWSEDTGSYWCEAETVTHRIRKQSLQFQIHVQRIPISKVSLETRAPGGQVTEGQKLILLCSVTAGTGNVTFSWYREATGTSLGMKTQHSLSAELEIPAVKESDAGKYYCRADNGHESIQSKVVNIPVRIPVSRPVLTLRSPGAQTAVGDLLELHCEALRGSPPILYRFYHEDVTLGNSSAPSGGGAPFNLSLTAEHSGNYSCEADNGLGAQHSEAVPVSISGPDGHRRDLMTARVLWGLFGVLVFIGVALLLYSLFHKISATFFMKRAMTP, from the exons ATGCTGCTGTGGTCATTGCTGGTCATCTTTG CTGCAGTCACTGAACAGGCAG ATTTGCTGACCCTTGTGGCGCCCTCTTCTGTCTTCGAAGGAGACAGCATAGTTCTGAAATGCCAGGGAGAACAGAACTGGAAAATTCAGAAGATGGCTTACCACAAGGATAACAAAGAGTTATCTGTTTTCAAAAAAGTCTCAGATTTCCTTATCCAAAGTGCAGTTTTAAGTGACAGTGGTAACTATTTCTGTAGTATCAAAGAAATCTTTTTCTGGAATAAACGCTCAAATATAGTAAAGATAAAAGTCCAAG AGCTCTTTCAACATCCTGTGCTGACAGCCAGCTCCTTCCAGCCCATCGAAGGGGGTCCAGTGAGCCTGAAATGTGAGACCCAGCTCTCTCCACAGAGGTTGGATGTTCAACTCCAGTTCTGCTTCTTCAGAGAAAATCAGGTCCTGGGGTCAAGCTGGAGCAGCTCCCCGGAGCTCCAGATTCCTGCCATGTGGAGTGAAGACACGGGATCTTACTGGTGTGAGGCAGAAACGGTGACTCACAGGATCAGAAAACAGAGCCTCCAATTCCAGATTCACGTGCAAA GAATCCCCATCTCTAAAGTAAGCTTGGAGACCCGGGCCCCCGGGGGACAGGTGACTGAAGGACAAAAACTGATCTTGCTCTGCTCAGTGACTGCGGGTACAGGAAATGTCACATTCTCCTGGTACAGAGAGGCCACAGGAACCAGTCTGGGAATGAAAACCCAGCATTCCCTGTCAGCAGAGCTGGAGATCCCAGCTGTGAAGGAGAGTGATGCCGGCAAATATTACTGTAGAGCTGACAACGGCCATGAGTCTATCCAGAGCAAAGTGGTGAATATCCCTGTGAGAA TTCCAGTGTCTCGCCCCGTCCTCACCCTCAGGTCTCCTGGGGCCCAGACTGCAGTGGGGGACCTGCTGGAGCTTCACTGTGAGGCCCTGAGAGGCTCTCCCCCAATCCTGTACCGATTTTATCATGAGGATGTCACCCTGGGGAACAGCTCGGCCCCCTCTGGAGGAGGGGCCCCCTTCAACCTCTCTCTGACTGCAGAACATTCTGGAAACTACTCCTGTGAGGCTGACAATGGCCTGGGGGCCCAGCACAGTGAAGCAGTGCCAGTCTCCATCTCAG GACCTGATGGCCACAGAAGAGACCTCATGACAGCCAGAGTTCTCTGGGGACTGTTTGGTGTCCTTGTTTTCATTGGTGTTGCTTTGCTGTTGTATTCCTTGTTCCACAAGATATCAG CCACCTTCTTTATGAAAAGAGCAATGACTCCTTGA